One window of Mangrovibacterium diazotrophicum genomic DNA carries:
- a CDS encoding SusC/RagA family TonB-linked outer membrane protein — MKKLMILLCLSFAVAWSYAQQERTVTGKVIQASDSKPIPGVSVVVKGTTIGTITNFDGDYSIKVSANATLLFSFVGMNSQEIAVGGQSVINVSLTESTEFVDEVVVVGYGELKVKDLTSSITTIKSDELVKTPAGQTMQALQGKVAGVQIVSAGAPGGEPTVRIRGVGSFPSSSNSNPLYVVDGMYFDNIDFLNPSDIETLSVLKDASASAIYGVRAANGVVLITTKQGSRNSKTTITYEGYIGVQVPQNVMKMANAAQFVDYVNQTGASADISFVENAMQRYGRSRVNPNIPDVNTDWYAQIMKSHALQQNHSLTVLGGNDKTNYSVGISYFDQEGLLETENSYKRMNIRSKIDHQANNWLKIGANFNVSNGIRYIGNDDAWFSAYHAVPILPVHDQENYDELVAAGISYPSDYSSAQLLGYRGSQNPFLNLAFNNNRQDIRKVLTGIYAEVDLVPGKLKFKTNYNSSMMFVKAREVNLPYYITNSTNVALSNISSSRTTEVNQFIDNTLTYNDNFGKHNLSAMVGTSYRDEWYDYLYGYAEDIPLNENSWYIGQSQSETSKQVDDNAERIYGLSYFGRVSYNYDSRYIAYFTFRREGTSKYQEKWGNFPAFGLGWVISEEDFFDGVTFVNYLKLRGGWGKLGNDKIARQDGANTTNPVYLAIDDTQVNGTTTTSTFGYLGWETVKGTNGGITAQLFDNRLSIEADYYVRDTENAAIPVSLKLQSGSVLRNVGTIRNSGFELAASWSSETASGLKYSFGGNIATLKNEVRDLYGQTYINGGSAEFRQRSQIGEPLLSFYGYEVAGVYQNDTEIANDPVAVANSLVPGDLKFKDQNNDDAIDDNDKVFLGSYIPTFTYGGFVGLSYKNIEFSMNIMGQTGNKILNRKRGEIIWTNDTNIDADLATGLWNGEGTSNKYPSASGLRRGWNQNFSDYLVEDGAFFRIQNVQVAYNIKGEELLGKGMPDAKIYFTAERPLTSFKYNGFNPEVPDGIDRQFYPVPAVYTLGLNLKF; from the coding sequence ATGAAAAAACTAATGATTCTGCTCTGCCTGAGCTTTGCAGTTGCTTGGTCTTATGCTCAACAGGAGCGGACCGTAACAGGTAAAGTAATTCAGGCTTCCGACAGTAAACCAATTCCCGGAGTTAGTGTCGTTGTGAAAGGAACTACAATTGGAACGATAACTAATTTCGATGGAGACTATTCCATCAAGGTTTCTGCAAATGCCACCCTATTATTCAGTTTTGTTGGAATGAACAGCCAGGAGATAGCGGTTGGGGGACAATCTGTAATCAATGTATCATTAACGGAATCGACCGAATTTGTGGATGAAGTCGTTGTCGTTGGATACGGTGAGTTGAAAGTGAAAGACCTCACATCCTCGATCACAACTATAAAATCGGACGAATTGGTAAAGACACCTGCCGGACAAACCATGCAGGCCCTTCAGGGAAAAGTTGCCGGTGTTCAGATTGTCAGTGCCGGTGCTCCCGGTGGCGAGCCAACGGTGCGGATTCGCGGGGTTGGATCTTTCCCGAGTAGCAGTAATTCCAATCCGCTTTATGTCGTCGACGGCATGTACTTCGATAATATTGATTTCCTGAACCCGTCGGATATTGAAACACTTTCAGTATTGAAGGACGCCTCAGCTTCGGCTATTTATGGTGTTCGTGCGGCTAACGGTGTTGTGCTGATCACCACAAAACAAGGTTCTCGAAACTCAAAAACAACAATTACTTACGAAGGCTACATTGGGGTTCAGGTGCCTCAAAATGTCATGAAGATGGCAAATGCTGCTCAGTTTGTTGACTACGTCAATCAGACCGGAGCATCCGCCGATATTAGTTTTGTTGAAAATGCCATGCAGCGTTACGGTCGTAGTCGCGTCAATCCGAACATCCCGGATGTAAATACCGACTGGTATGCACAAATCATGAAATCTCATGCTCTGCAGCAAAACCATTCCTTGACGGTTCTTGGTGGAAATGACAAAACCAACTACTCCGTCGGCATCAGTTACTTCGACCAGGAAGGCCTTTTGGAAACAGAGAATTCCTACAAAAGGATGAATATCCGTTCCAAAATTGACCACCAGGCAAATAATTGGCTGAAGATTGGCGCTAATTTCAATGTCAGCAACGGAATCCGGTACATTGGTAACGATGATGCCTGGTTTAGTGCTTATCACGCGGTGCCTATTTTGCCAGTTCACGATCAGGAAAACTACGACGAATTGGTTGCAGCCGGAATCAGCTATCCAAGTGACTATTCCAGCGCTCAGTTGTTGGGCTACCGTGGTTCTCAAAACCCATTCCTGAATTTGGCTTTCAATAACAACCGCCAGGATATTCGGAAGGTGCTTACCGGGATTTATGCGGAAGTGGATCTGGTACCCGGAAAATTGAAATTCAAAACGAATTACAATAGTTCGATGATGTTTGTGAAGGCTCGCGAAGTGAACTTACCTTACTACATTACCAATTCCACAAACGTAGCGTTGTCAAACATTTCATCTTCACGGACTACTGAGGTCAATCAATTTATTGACAATACGCTGACTTACAATGATAATTTCGGCAAGCACAACTTGTCGGCGATGGTCGGAACTTCCTATCGCGATGAGTGGTACGATTACCTCTACGGTTATGCAGAAGATATTCCGTTGAATGAAAATTCGTGGTATATCGGCCAGTCTCAGTCGGAAACATCCAAGCAAGTTGACGACAATGCAGAGCGCATTTATGGACTGTCGTACTTTGGACGGGTGTCGTACAATTACGATAGTCGCTACATCGCTTACTTCACGTTTCGTCGCGAAGGTACTTCCAAGTACCAGGAAAAATGGGGCAATTTCCCGGCCTTCGGTTTAGGTTGGGTGATTTCCGAAGAAGATTTCTTTGACGGAGTAACCTTTGTGAACTACCTGAAGTTGCGTGGTGGTTGGGGTAAACTGGGTAACGACAAAATTGCCCGTCAGGATGGTGCAAATACCACGAACCCGGTCTACTTAGCGATTGACGACACCCAGGTGAACGGAACCACTACGACCAGTACTTTTGGCTACCTCGGTTGGGAAACCGTGAAAGGAACCAATGGTGGTATCACTGCCCAGTTGTTTGACAACCGTTTAAGTATTGAAGCTGACTACTACGTTCGTGATACCGAAAATGCAGCGATCCCGGTTAGCTTGAAACTGCAGTCGGGTAGTGTGTTGCGGAATGTTGGTACCATTCGGAACTCCGGTTTTGAGTTGGCTGCTTCCTGGAGTAGCGAAACAGCCTCAGGTCTAAAATATTCGTTCGGTGGTAACATTGCGACGTTGAAAAACGAGGTGCGCGACCTTTACGGTCAGACCTACATTAATGGTGGATCGGCAGAGTTTCGGCAGCGCTCACAAATTGGCGAACCACTGTTGTCATTCTATGGCTATGAAGTTGCCGGAGTGTATCAGAACGATACGGAAATTGCCAATGATCCGGTTGCTGTAGCAAACAGCCTCGTTCCCGGTGATTTGAAATTCAAAGATCAGAACAACGACGATGCCATCGATGACAATGACAAAGTGTTCCTGGGATCTTACATTCCAACTTTCACTTACGGTGGTTTTGTCGGACTTTCCTATAAAAATATCGAGTTCTCTATGAACATCATGGGGCAAACCGGCAACAAAATCCTGAACCGGAAAAGAGGTGAGATCATTTGGACCAATGACACGAATATCGATGCTGATTTAGCGACCGGTTTGTGGAATGGTGAGGGAACTTCGAATAAGTATCCTTCAGCTTCCGGCCTCAGACGCGGATGGAACCAGAATTTTAGTGATTACCTGGTTGAAGACGGTGCTTTCTTCCGGATTCAAAACGTTCAGGTTGCTTACAATATAAAAGGTGAAGAGCTATTGGGCAAGGGGATGCCTGATGCAAAAATCTACTTCACAGCTGAGAGACCGCTGACTTCATTTAAATACAATGGCTTTAACCCGGAAGTTCCCGACGGAATCGACCGTCAGTTCTACCCGGTTCCGGCAGTGTACACCTTGGGTCTTAATCTTAAATTCTAA
- a CDS encoding helix-turn-helix and ligand-binding sensor domain-containing protein: MPRKIVIQATLLTLFIALSNPAWAIIHDKAVQNFTRMDYRAASQNWAVSRGTDGMMFFANHNGLLEFDGTNWQLHRLPNETILRSVYAVTNDSIYTSGYRELGYWVRDKLGRLQYHSLTAKAQNYIEDNDEFWNISVIDQKVYFHAFTRLLVYQNDSIKRIGLAAFTNTMQNINGNLFLAERDMGIYKISGNTVSPFLKTDFFTGKTVRFILSLDDKTILIGTASNGIFAFDGKDLKEWLPTWTNYFKEKELNRGYISPEGDFIFGTILDGIVVFDASGNFKKKYNTENGLQNNTVLGISTDQFNNIWLALDRGVSVISSSEMAGIEIESIPNVGAVYTAAIYNDQLYLGTNQGLFHRKLNSPQAPFELVPETQSQIWDIKVIDNQLLVGHNQGTFLITPTESKFITRHSGGFSIRQDTQNPNLLIQSTYSNLIVFEKKDGEYQYRNYIANFNDLIRYLEIDHYGNIWASHMHRGVYKMLLDDSRRKVVSREYFGENSLFGKDHSLHVFNVENRIVFTTKEKLYTYVDINDTIIPYDFLNQHLGKYKIAHRIIQAPNHHYWFITNDSFALFKIQNDSVELIRTYPNLIFESNPPIDEYENIYPITDTKAIVCLENGIAWLDASVVDENPTINYYHPKLREIQLSNNKDKMIFTLPTNKFLRVKNPYNNLRFKFSFPHYTNEPIYYQSYLQGISQQWSEKTTNPVFRFDRLPPGMYELKVKAVDIWGSESQEQLLSIEILPPWYKSLVARVVFILFTLSLLILFRAWGVRKIKRKEQLEHDRREKELVELRNEKLNSEVAYKSKELANSTMAIIKKNEFLMDLKAAVTDQKEQLGSRYPDKYYTNLINKIDKNIDSHDDWSIFETNFERAHEQFLKKLKEDYPDLTNKDLRLCAYIRMNLSSKEIAPLLGISVRGVENHRYRLRKKMGMDHDDNLIDFIMKY, encoded by the coding sequence ATGCCTCGTAAAATTGTCATACAAGCAACACTTCTGACTTTATTCATTGCCCTTTCCAATCCGGCTTGGGCAATCATCCACGATAAGGCTGTCCAAAATTTCACCAGAATGGACTACCGGGCTGCGAGCCAAAACTGGGCAGTGAGTCGCGGTACCGACGGAATGATGTTTTTTGCCAACCACAATGGTCTGCTCGAATTTGATGGTACGAACTGGCAACTACACCGTCTGCCAAATGAAACAATACTGCGATCAGTCTACGCAGTAACCAACGACTCGATATACACGAGCGGATACCGGGAATTGGGCTACTGGGTTCGGGATAAACTGGGCCGTTTACAATATCACTCGCTGACAGCAAAAGCACAAAATTACATTGAGGACAACGACGAATTCTGGAACATCAGCGTTATTGATCAGAAAGTTTATTTCCATGCATTCACCCGGCTACTGGTCTACCAAAATGATTCAATCAAACGAATCGGATTGGCTGCGTTTACCAACACCATGCAAAACATAAATGGGAATCTCTTTCTTGCTGAACGCGATATGGGAATCTACAAGATCAGCGGAAATACGGTCAGCCCTTTTTTAAAAACCGACTTCTTTACCGGTAAAACAGTGCGATTCATTTTGTCCCTGGATGACAAAACGATCTTGATCGGCACTGCCTCAAACGGAATTTTTGCATTCGATGGTAAAGACCTAAAAGAGTGGCTCCCAACCTGGACAAACTATTTTAAAGAGAAAGAACTGAATCGCGGCTACATTTCACCGGAAGGAGATTTCATTTTTGGTACAATACTCGATGGGATTGTCGTTTTTGATGCCAGTGGAAATTTCAAGAAAAAGTACAATACTGAAAACGGGCTTCAAAACAACACCGTACTGGGAATCTCGACCGACCAGTTCAATAATATCTGGTTGGCACTGGATCGCGGCGTCAGCGTGATTTCATCTTCAGAGATGGCGGGAATTGAAATCGAAAGTATACCGAATGTGGGAGCAGTTTACACCGCCGCGATCTATAACGACCAACTTTACCTCGGGACTAATCAGGGGCTTTTCCACCGGAAACTAAACAGCCCTCAAGCCCCGTTTGAACTGGTTCCCGAAACACAAAGCCAAATCTGGGACATCAAAGTAATTGATAACCAACTGCTGGTTGGGCACAACCAAGGAACCTTCTTGATAACGCCAACTGAGTCGAAATTCATCACCCGGCACTCGGGTGGCTTTTCTATTCGGCAAGACACACAGAATCCCAACCTGCTCATCCAATCAACTTATTCGAACCTGATCGTTTTCGAGAAAAAAGACGGCGAATACCAATACCGGAACTACATTGCCAACTTCAACGACCTGATCCGCTACCTGGAGATTGACCATTACGGCAACATCTGGGCCAGCCACATGCACCGCGGCGTGTATAAAATGCTGCTCGACGATAGCCGCAGGAAAGTGGTGAGCAGGGAATATTTCGGCGAAAATTCGCTGTTTGGAAAAGATCACTCCTTACATGTTTTCAATGTTGAAAACCGAATTGTGTTTACAACCAAAGAAAAACTTTACACCTACGTCGACATCAATGACACGATCATTCCTTACGACTTTCTGAACCAGCACCTTGGGAAATACAAAATAGCACATCGAATTATCCAGGCTCCGAATCATCATTACTGGTTTATCACCAACGACTCGTTTGCTCTGTTTAAAATCCAGAATGACAGCGTTGAACTTATCCGAACATACCCTAACCTCATTTTTGAGTCGAATCCGCCGATTGATGAATACGAGAATATTTACCCAATTACGGATACCAAAGCGATTGTTTGCCTCGAAAACGGAATTGCCTGGCTCGATGCGTCAGTGGTTGACGAGAATCCGACAATCAACTACTATCATCCCAAACTACGAGAGATCCAGTTATCGAACAACAAGGACAAGATGATTTTCACCTTGCCGACCAACAAATTTCTACGTGTAAAAAATCCTTACAATAATCTACGCTTCAAATTCTCTTTTCCACATTACACCAACGAGCCGATTTATTATCAATCCTATTTACAAGGAATTAGCCAGCAGTGGTCTGAGAAAACAACAAACCCGGTTTTTCGCTTCGATCGCCTTCCCCCTGGAATGTACGAGTTGAAAGTAAAAGCGGTTGATATTTGGGGAAGCGAAAGCCAGGAGCAACTGCTATCCATCGAGATTCTTCCTCCTTGGTACAAATCGTTGGTGGCTCGGGTTGTATTCATCCTGTTCACATTATCGCTTTTGATTTTATTCCGTGCATGGGGTGTTCGGAAGATTAAACGCAAGGAGCAGCTGGAGCACGACCGGCGTGAAAAAGAACTGGTAGAGTTGCGAAACGAGAAGCTAAACTCAGAAGTTGCTTACAAGAGTAAAGAACTGGCCAACTCAACGATGGCGATTATTAAAAAGAATGAGTTCCTGATGGATCTTAAAGCCGCTGTGACTGACCAAAAAGAACAACTCGGCTCCAGGTATCCGGACAAATATTACACAAATCTCATCAATAAGATAGATAAGAACATTGACAGCCACGACGACTGGAGTATTTTTGAAACCAACTTTGAGCGGGCCCACGAACAGTTTCTGAAAAAACTGAAAGAGGATTACCCGGACCTGACGAACAAAGATTTACGCCTCTGTGCCTACATTCGTATGAACCTTTCGTCGAAGGAGATTGCTCCCTTGTTGGGAATTTCTGTTCGCGGAGTGGAAAACCACCGCTATCGGCTGCGGAAGAAAATGGGAATGGATCACGACGACAACCTGATCGACTTCATCATGAAATACTAA
- a CDS encoding rhamnogalacturonidase, whose amino-acid sequence MRALKKMTDKSVFGLFVIALALSFASCQQKETAKVDTFPDGTPIPAWFSDTTKIDPSTLGKMYSIADFGAVADDSTMNTVAIQQLIDSVSANGGGVIAVPQGTFRSGAIFFKPGTHLHVEKGGMLKGSDDIADYPIMPSRMEGQNLDYFPALVNAYNVPGFTITGEGTIDGNGKKYWEAFWQRRKENPKCTNLEVSRPRLVFIWGCDSIQLQDVKLHNSGFWTTHLYQCNYAKLLDLNIFAPKEPVPAPSSDALDLDVCSNVLVRGCYMSVNDDAIAMKGGKGPWADEDPNNGPNENILIENNTYGFCHSTFTCGSESVHTKNVLVRNCTVEGVSRVIFLKMRPDTPQKYEFITLDGISGTARTGIYIRPWRQFFDLQGRETPPISSSENITFRNFNLKCEKFTEVGLTEYDRLENITFEDMTIEAGSATLDTSLIKNFVVKNVMVNGEPFLQ is encoded by the coding sequence ATGAGAGCTTTGAAAAAAATGACTGACAAGTCGGTATTTGGCTTGTTTGTAATTGCACTTGCGCTGTCGTTTGCTTCGTGCCAACAGAAAGAAACAGCGAAAGTAGACACCTTTCCCGATGGTACTCCCATTCCCGCTTGGTTTTCTGATACAACTAAAATTGATCCTTCAACATTAGGCAAAATGTATTCAATTGCCGATTTTGGAGCAGTTGCTGATGATTCAACAATGAATACTGTAGCTATCCAGCAGTTGATTGATTCAGTATCTGCAAACGGTGGTGGCGTAATTGCTGTTCCGCAGGGAACTTTCCGCAGTGGTGCTATCTTTTTTAAACCCGGCACACACCTGCACGTTGAGAAAGGTGGGATGTTGAAAGGATCAGATGATATTGCTGACTATCCGATTATGCCATCGCGCATGGAAGGACAAAACCTGGATTATTTCCCCGCATTGGTTAACGCTTATAATGTGCCCGGATTCACAATTACCGGGGAAGGTACAATTGACGGAAACGGCAAAAAATACTGGGAAGCTTTCTGGCAACGCCGGAAAGAAAATCCAAAATGTACGAACCTGGAAGTTTCGCGTCCACGCCTGGTTTTCATTTGGGGCTGCGACAGTATTCAGCTGCAGGATGTAAAACTGCACAATTCCGGTTTTTGGACAACTCACCTGTACCAATGTAACTACGCGAAATTGCTGGACCTGAATATTTTTGCGCCGAAAGAGCCGGTTCCTGCACCAAGCTCGGATGCATTGGATTTGGATGTTTGCTCGAATGTTTTGGTTCGCGGCTGCTACATGTCGGTAAACGATGATGCAATCGCCATGAAAGGCGGTAAAGGCCCCTGGGCTGATGAAGATCCGAACAATGGACCGAACGAAAATATTCTGATCGAAAACAACACGTACGGTTTCTGTCACTCTACATTTACTTGTGGTAGCGAATCGGTACACACGAAAAATGTCTTGGTGCGTAATTGTACCGTTGAAGGTGTGAGCCGCGTTATTTTCCTGAAAATGCGTCCGGATACGCCACAAAAATACGAGTTCATCACCTTGGATGGAATTTCGGGAACTGCCCGTACAGGTATTTACATTCGTCCGTGGCGCCAGTTCTTCGATTTGCAAGGCCGCGAGACTCCGCCGATTTCATCGTCTGAGAATATCACCTTCCGCAACTTCAATCTGAAATGTGAAAAGTTTACCGAAGTGGGTCTTACGGAATACGATCGTTTGGAAAACATTACGTTTGAAGACATGACGATTGAAGCAGGCAGCGCGACCTTAGACACTTCGTTGATCAAAAACTTCGTTGTCAAAAATGTGATGGTTAACGGAGAGCCATTCCTGCAATAA
- a CDS encoding glycoside hydrolase family 43 protein gives MNKRTLTSALFLLVLFSLKLQAQNPVITEKYTADPAALVYNDTVYLYAGHDECPLDHNFYVMHEWLVYSSTDMVNWTEHPTPLKVTDFAWARDDAWAAQVIERNGKFYWYITTTHATIPGKAIGVAVSDSPVGPFKDALGKALITNDMTTDTPIDWDDIDPTVWIDGNGQAYLYWGNTKCYWAKLKENMIELDGPIHTVDLPNYTEAPWIHKHGDNYYLSYAYQFPEKTAYAMSKSIEGPWEFKGILNELAGNSNTNHQAIIDYKGKTYFIYHNGGIQPHGHSFRRSVCIDELYYNPDGTIKRIIMTSEGVQPAE, from the coding sequence ATGAACAAAAGAACGCTGACATCCGCCTTGTTTTTGCTTGTACTGTTCTCGTTAAAGCTACAGGCACAAAACCCGGTGATTACCGAAAAATACACCGCCGATCCTGCCGCACTGGTCTATAATGATACGGTGTACCTCTACGCAGGGCACGACGAATGCCCGCTTGACCACAACTTTTATGTAATGCACGAATGGCTGGTTTATTCATCGACCGATATGGTGAACTGGACGGAGCACCCAACCCCGTTAAAGGTAACCGATTTTGCGTGGGCCAGGGACGATGCCTGGGCGGCTCAAGTCATTGAACGCAACGGCAAATTTTACTGGTACATTACAACAACACACGCAACCATCCCCGGCAAAGCGATTGGCGTAGCGGTTTCCGACAGTCCGGTTGGCCCTTTCAAAGACGCGCTTGGAAAGGCACTCATTACAAACGACATGACAACAGATACGCCGATTGACTGGGACGACATTGACCCCACTGTTTGGATTGACGGTAACGGACAAGCCTATTTATATTGGGGAAATACCAAATGCTACTGGGCCAAACTGAAAGAAAACATGATTGAACTGGACGGCCCGATTCACACGGTCGATCTGCCCAATTACACCGAAGCACCATGGATTCACAAACACGGTGACAATTATTACTTGTCGTACGCCTACCAGTTTCCCGAAAAAACGGCCTATGCGATGAGTAAAAGCATTGAAGGCCCATGGGAGTTTAAAGGTATACTGAATGAGCTGGCCGGCAACAGCAATACCAACCACCAGGCCATCATCGATTACAAGGGAAAAACATATTTTATTTACCACAACGGTGGTATCCAGCCCCATGGACACAGTTTCAGACGGTCAGTCTGTATCGACGAACTTTACTACAATCCGGACGGGACAATCAAACGCATAATCATGACCAGCGAAGGGGTTCAGCCAGCCGAATAA
- a CDS encoding (Fe-S)-binding protein has product MTVDLFVPCFIDQFYPQTAFNVIKVLEKAGVQAAYNPEQTCCGQPSYNSGYWDETKTLAKKFIKDFEGTKTIVSPSASCTGFIKNYYGHLFTEGDENFGPQNQLKARLFEFTDFLVNQLNFTDFGAIFPHKVCYHDACTALREYGIKKEPRLLLSKVAGLELVEMEDTETCCGFGGTFSAKFHSISSAMTEQKVEKALATGAEYIISTESSCLMNIEAYILKNKLPIKPIHIADILASGW; this is encoded by the coding sequence ATGACTGTTGATTTATTCGTCCCCTGCTTTATTGATCAATTCTATCCGCAGACTGCTTTCAATGTAATTAAAGTTTTAGAAAAGGCCGGTGTACAAGCCGCCTACAATCCTGAGCAAACATGCTGCGGTCAGCCATCATACAACAGCGGCTACTGGGACGAGACCAAAACACTGGCTAAAAAATTCATCAAAGATTTCGAAGGAACAAAAACAATTGTCAGCCCTTCTGCATCGTGTACCGGTTTTATTAAAAACTATTACGGACACCTTTTCACAGAGGGCGATGAAAACTTCGGGCCGCAAAACCAATTGAAAGCCCGCCTCTTCGAATTCACTGATTTTCTGGTCAATCAACTGAATTTTACTGATTTTGGTGCAATCTTTCCTCATAAAGTTTGTTACCACGATGCCTGCACTGCCCTGCGAGAATACGGCATTAAAAAAGAGCCTCGCCTATTGCTGTCGAAAGTTGCGGGACTGGAATTAGTTGAAATGGAAGATACCGAAACTTGCTGCGGATTCGGCGGAACGTTTTCGGCCAAATTTCACTCCATCTCAAGTGCGATGACAGAGCAAAAAGTTGAAAAAGCTTTGGCCACCGGCGCTGAATACATTATTTCAACCGAATCGTCCTGCCTGATGAACATTGAGGCATATATCCTGAAAAATAAGTTGCCGATCAAACCGATCCATATTGCCGACATTTTAGCTAGCGGTTGGTAG
- a CDS encoding alpha/beta hydrolase, with translation MKMKQSLLALFFLVVTTSFSAYAQDAADYQTKSDILYREGSELTDYMKERCRLDIYYPANKTDYTTIVWFHGGGITGGEKFIPDEWKNKGIAVVAVNYRLSQKVKCPEYIEDAAAAVAWVFHHIDEYNGSAEKIVVSGHSAGGYLASMIGLDKHYLEAFGVDADSIAALVPFSGHTITHFTVRAERGIPGTQPIVDEYAPLYFVRADTPPLYLITGDRDLEMLGRYEENAYMWRMMKVAGNKHTYLYEMDGFDHGSMPLPAYPLTLRILNELGLR, from the coding sequence ATGAAGATGAAGCAATCACTCCTTGCGCTTTTTTTTCTTGTTGTAACAACAAGCTTTTCTGCATATGCTCAAGATGCGGCAGATTATCAAACTAAGTCAGACATTCTTTACCGGGAAGGAAGCGAGCTCACGGATTACATGAAGGAACGATGTCGTTTGGATATTTACTATCCGGCAAATAAAACCGATTACACAACAATTGTGTGGTTTCATGGTGGCGGTATTACCGGTGGCGAAAAATTTATACCAGACGAATGGAAAAATAAAGGAATCGCCGTTGTCGCGGTTAACTATCGTCTAAGCCAGAAGGTGAAATGCCCGGAATATATAGAAGATGCCGCTGCAGCTGTGGCTTGGGTTTTTCATCATATTGACGAGTACAACGGATCGGCCGAAAAAATAGTTGTTTCGGGACATTCCGCAGGTGGCTATTTGGCAAGCATGATTGGACTGGATAAACATTACCTAGAAGCTTTCGGGGTAGATGCAGACTCAATTGCGGCATTGGTTCCCTTCAGCGGACATACGATCACTCATTTTACCGTTCGGGCCGAGCGCGGAATTCCCGGTACCCAGCCAATCGTGGATGAATATGCACCACTTTATTTTGTTCGTGCGGATACACCTCCGTTGTATTTGATCACCGGTGATCGGGATCTTGAAATGTTGGGTCGTTATGAAGAGAACGCCTACATGTGGCGGATGATGAAAGTAGCTGGTAACAAACATACTTACCTGTATGAAATGGATGGCTTCGACCATGGAAGCATGCCTTTGCCAGCCTACCCGTTAACCTTGCGCATATTGAACGAATTAGGTTTGAGATAA